In Streptomyces sp. NBC_01551, one DNA window encodes the following:
- a CDS encoding histidine triad nucleotide-binding protein: protein MAGEPQADCLFCKIVAGVIPATVVRETETTVAFRDINPQAPTHVLVIPRVHYPDAASLAAAEPAVAADVLGEAGRIAAEEKIDDHGYRIVFNTGAGAGQTVFHAHAHVLGGRGLQWPPG, encoded by the coding sequence ATGGCCGGGGAACCGCAGGCCGACTGCCTGTTCTGCAAGATCGTCGCCGGGGTCATCCCCGCGACCGTGGTCCGGGAGACCGAGACCACCGTCGCCTTCCGGGACATCAACCCGCAGGCGCCCACGCACGTGCTCGTGATCCCGCGCGTCCACTACCCCGACGCGGCCTCCCTGGCCGCCGCCGAACCCGCCGTCGCCGCCGACGTCCTGGGCGAGGCCGGCCGGATCGCCGCCGAGGAGAAGATCGACGACCACGGGTACCGGATCGTCTTCAACACCGGCGCCGGCGCCGGCCAGACCGTCTTCCACGCCCACGCCCACGTCCTCGGGGGCCGCGGCCTCCAGTGGCCCCCCGGATAG
- a CDS encoding 16S rRNA (uracil(1498)-N(3))-methyltransferase, with translation MTAPVFVVEEVPAGPEFVLDGPEGRHAVSVKRLNPGEAVVLTDGRGGWADAVVKAAEGKDRLVVSVSGVHAEPEPAVRITVVQALPKGDRGEVAVETMTETGVDAVVPWQASRCITQWRGDRGAKSLAKWRGTAREAGKQSRRVRFPEVAEAMSTKQVAALLADADLAMVLHEDRDAPSQALATAELPAAGSIVLVVGPEGGVSPEELAAFAAVGAHPYRLGRPVLRTSTAGTAATAVLLARTGRWS, from the coding sequence ATGACGGCCCCCGTGTTCGTGGTCGAAGAGGTCCCCGCGGGGCCGGAATTCGTGCTGGACGGCCCCGAGGGCCGGCACGCCGTGTCGGTGAAGCGGCTGAACCCCGGCGAGGCGGTGGTCCTCACGGACGGCCGCGGCGGCTGGGCCGACGCCGTCGTCAAGGCGGCGGAGGGCAAGGACCGGCTGGTGGTCTCGGTGTCCGGGGTCCACGCGGAGCCGGAACCCGCCGTCCGGATCACCGTCGTGCAGGCCCTTCCCAAGGGAGACCGGGGCGAGGTGGCGGTCGAGACGATGACCGAGACCGGCGTGGACGCCGTCGTGCCGTGGCAGGCCTCGCGGTGCATCACCCAGTGGCGCGGCGACCGGGGCGCGAAGTCCCTGGCCAAGTGGCGGGGCACGGCCCGGGAGGCGGGCAAGCAGTCCCGCCGGGTCCGCTTCCCCGAGGTCGCGGAGGCCATGTCCACGAAGCAGGTCGCGGCGCTGCTCGCGGACGCCGACCTGGCGATGGTCCTGCACGAGGACCGGGACGCGCCCTCGCAGGCGCTGGCGACGGCCGAGCTGCCCGCCGCCGGGTCGATCGTGCTGGTGGTCGGCCCCGAGGGCGGGGTCTCCCCGGAGGAGCTGGCCGCCTTCGCGGCCGTCGGCGCCCACCCGTACCGGCTGGGCCGCCCGGTCCTGCGCACCTCCACCGCCGGCACCGCCGCGACGGCGGTCCTCCTGGCCCGGACGGGCCGCTGGTCCTGA
- a CDS encoding nitronate monooxygenase, whose protein sequence is MSSAPNGLHQFPIVQAPMAGGASCPALAAAVCEAGGLGFLAGGYKTADGMYQEIKRTRGLTRRPFGVNLFMPQTAYVDPVVVEAYRGQLAGEAGWYEVSLAAEDTIGTCDDGYDAKLAILLEDPVPVVSFTFGCPSPSALARLREAGTHTVVTVTSVDEARAAQEAGAAAVCVQGIEAGGHQGTHRDDPQADGTAGIGLLALVAQVREAVALPIIAAGGLMRGSQIAALLAAGAEAAQLGTAFLTCPESGAHPLHKAALTDPLFVRTELTRAFSGRPARGLVNRFMREHGPYAPAAYPQVHYLTAGLRKAAAAAGDPQGMALWAGQGHRLARTLPAGELVEVLAAELAEAQGVLKETQTRRVS, encoded by the coding sequence ATGTCCTCCGCACCGAACGGTCTCCACCAGTTCCCGATCGTGCAGGCTCCCATGGCGGGCGGCGCCTCCTGTCCCGCGCTCGCCGCGGCCGTGTGCGAGGCGGGCGGGCTGGGCTTCCTGGCCGGCGGCTACAAGACCGCCGACGGCATGTACCAGGAGATCAAGCGGACGCGCGGGCTCACCCGGCGCCCCTTCGGCGTGAACCTCTTCATGCCGCAGACCGCCTACGTCGACCCGGTCGTCGTCGAGGCCTACCGGGGGCAGCTGGCCGGCGAGGCCGGCTGGTACGAGGTCTCACTCGCCGCCGAGGACACCATCGGCACCTGCGACGACGGCTACGACGCCAAGCTCGCCATCCTCCTCGAAGACCCGGTCCCGGTCGTCTCGTTCACCTTCGGCTGCCCCTCGCCCTCGGCGCTCGCCCGGCTGCGCGAGGCCGGCACGCACACCGTCGTCACCGTGACCTCGGTCGACGAGGCCCGCGCCGCGCAGGAGGCGGGCGCCGCCGCCGTCTGCGTCCAGGGCATCGAGGCCGGCGGCCACCAGGGCACCCACCGAGACGACCCGCAGGCCGACGGCACGGCGGGCATCGGGCTGCTCGCGCTGGTCGCGCAGGTGCGCGAGGCGGTGGCCCTCCCGATCATCGCGGCGGGCGGCCTGATGCGCGGCTCGCAGATCGCCGCCCTGCTCGCGGCCGGAGCGGAGGCGGCGCAGCTCGGCACCGCGTTCCTGACGTGCCCGGAGTCCGGCGCCCACCCGCTCCACAAGGCGGCGCTGACCGACCCGCTGTTCGTGCGCACCGAGCTGACCCGGGCGTTCTCCGGGCGGCCCGCGCGGGGGCTGGTGAACCGGTTCATGCGGGAGCACGGGCCGTACGCCCCGGCCGCGTACCCGCAGGTCCACTACCTCACGGCGGGGCTGCGCAAGGCGGCCGCGGCGGCGGGGGACCCGCAGGGCATGGCCCTGTGGGCGGGCCAGGGGCACCGGCTGGCCCGGACCCTGCCGGCGGGCGAGCTGGTGGAGGTGCTGGCGGCGGAACTCGCCGAGGCGCAGGGCGTGCTGAAGGAAACGCAGACGAGGAGAGTGTCATGA
- the dnaJ gene encoding molecular chaperone DnaJ, which translates to MATDYYAVLGVRRDASQDEIKKAFRRLARELHPDVNPDPKTQERFKEINAAYEVLSDPQKKQVYDLGGDPLSSSGGGAGAGGFGAGGFGNFSDIMDAFFGQASQRGPRSRTRRGQDAMIRLDLELDEAAFGTTKDIQVDTAVVCNTCSGEGAAPGTSAQTCDMCRGRGEVSQVTRSFLGQVMTSRPCPQCQGFGTVVPTPCPECAGDGRVRSRRSLTVKIPAGVENGTRIQLAGEGEVGPGGGPAGDLYVEIHELPHPTFQRRGDDLHCTVTIPMTAAALGTKCPLETLDGMEEIDIRPGTGSGQSIPLHGRGVTHLRGGGRGDLIVHVEVTTPGKLDAQQEELLRQLAKLRGEERPTGQFAPGQQGLFSRLKDAFNGR; encoded by the coding sequence GTGGCCACGGACTATTACGCCGTCCTCGGCGTACGCCGCGACGCATCGCAGGACGAGATCAAGAAGGCCTTCCGCCGCCTCGCGCGTGAGCTCCACCCGGATGTGAATCCGGACCCGAAGACGCAAGAGCGTTTCAAGGAGATCAACGCGGCGTACGAGGTTCTCTCGGACCCGCAGAAGAAGCAGGTCTACGACCTCGGCGGGGACCCGCTGTCCTCCTCGGGCGGCGGCGCGGGCGCGGGCGGATTCGGTGCGGGTGGCTTCGGCAACTTCTCCGACATCATGGACGCCTTCTTCGGCCAGGCCTCGCAGCGCGGCCCGCGCTCGCGGACCCGGCGCGGCCAGGACGCGATGATCCGCCTGGACCTGGAGCTGGACGAGGCGGCCTTCGGGACGACCAAGGACATCCAGGTCGACACGGCGGTCGTCTGCAACACCTGCTCCGGCGAAGGCGCCGCACCCGGCACCTCGGCGCAGACGTGTGACATGTGCCGCGGCCGCGGTGAGGTCTCGCAGGTCACCCGGTCCTTCCTGGGCCAGGTCATGACCTCGCGCCCCTGCCCGCAGTGCCAGGGCTTCGGCACCGTGGTCCCGACCCCGTGCCCCGAGTGCGCGGGCGACGGCCGGGTCCGCTCCCGGCGCAGCCTCACGGTCAAGATCCCGGCCGGCGTCGAGAACGGCACCCGGATCCAGCTCGCGGGCGAGGGCGAGGTCGGCCCCGGCGGCGGCCCCGCCGGCGACCTCTACGTGGAGATCCACGAGCTGCCGCACCCGACCTTCCAGCGGCGCGGGGACGACCTGCACTGCACGGTGACCATCCCCATGACGGCCGCGGCCCTGGGCACCAAGTGCCCGCTGGAGACGCTGGACGGCATGGAGGAGATCGACATCCGGCCCGGCACCGGATCCGGCCAGTCGATCCCGCTGCACGGGCGCGGCGTCACGCACCTGCGCGGCGGCGGCCGGGGCGACCTGATCGTCCACGTCGAGGTCACGACGCCGGGCAAGCTGGACGCCCAGCAGGAGGAGCTGCTGCGCCAGCTCGCCAAGCTGCGCGGCGAGGAGCGGCCGACGGGCCAGTTCGCGCCGGGCCAGCAGGGCCTGTTCAGCCGCCTGAAGGACGCGTTCAACGGCCGCTGA
- the hrcA gene encoding heat-inducible transcriptional repressor HrcA: protein MLSERRLEVLRAIVQDYVGTEEPVGSKALTERHRLGVSPATVRNDMAVLEEEGYIAQPHTSAGRIPTDKGYRLFVDRLAGVKPLSTPERRAIQNFLDGAVDLDDVVGRTVRLLAQLTRQVAVVQYPSLTRSTVRHVELLSLAPARLMLVLITDTGRVEQRLVDCQAPFGEASLADLRARLNSRVVGRRFTDVPQLVQDLPESFEAEDRGTVSTVLATLLETLVEEAEERLMIGGTANLTRFGHDFPLTIRPVLEALEEQVVLLKLLGEANESGMAVKIGHENAYEGLNSTSVVSVGYGSGGETVAKLGVVGPTRMDYPGTMGAVRAVARYVGQILAES, encoded by the coding sequence ATGCTCAGCGAACGCAGACTCGAAGTGCTGCGCGCCATCGTCCAGGACTACGTCGGGACCGAGGAGCCCGTCGGCTCCAAGGCGCTCACCGAGCGGCACCGGCTCGGCGTCTCGCCCGCCACCGTGCGCAACGACATGGCCGTGCTGGAGGAGGAGGGCTACATCGCCCAGCCCCACACCAGCGCCGGCCGGATCCCCACGGACAAGGGCTACCGGTTGTTCGTCGACCGGCTGGCGGGCGTCAAGCCGCTGTCGACGCCCGAGCGCCGGGCCATCCAGAACTTCCTCGACGGCGCCGTGGACCTCGACGACGTGGTCGGCCGTACGGTGCGGCTGCTCGCGCAGCTCACCCGGCAGGTCGCCGTCGTCCAGTACCCGTCGCTGACCCGCTCCACCGTCCGGCACGTCGAGCTGCTGTCGCTGGCCCCGGCCCGGCTGATGCTCGTACTGATCACGGACACCGGGCGGGTCGAGCAGCGGCTCGTCGACTGCCAGGCCCCCTTCGGCGAGGCCTCCCTCGCCGATCTGCGGGCGCGGCTCAACAGCCGGGTCGTCGGCCGTCGGTTCACCGACGTGCCGCAGCTCGTGCAGGACCTCCCCGAATCCTTCGAGGCGGAGGACCGGGGCACGGTCTCGACCGTGCTCGCCACCCTCCTCGAAACCCTGGTCGAGGAGGCCGAAGAGAGGCTGATGATCGGCGGCACCGCCAATCTCACCCGCTTCGGACACGATTTCCCCCTGACGATCAGGCCGGTGCTCGAAGCGCTGGAGGAGCAGGTCGTGCTCCTCAAGCTGCTGGGCGAGGCCAACGAGTCGGGGATGGCCGTGAAGATCGGGCATGAGAATGCCTACGAGGGACTGAACTCCACGTCCGTCGTCTCGGTCGGCTACGGTTCGGGCGGCGAAACAGTCGCCAAACTCGGCGTGGTCGGACCGACCCGCATGGACTACCCCGGAACGATGGGAGCGGTACGCGCAGTGGCACGTTACGTCGGACAGATCCTGGCGGAGTCGTAA